The DNA sequence GAGGGAAGAGCTTGAAACTAGTAAAGTAGAAGTGTTTACAGACCGGATAAAAAAAATGTTTGGGTTTCCATACCAGATATTTTTCTACGGAAAAAATCTCGAAAACTTTAAAAGCTATATTGAGAATTATGTCAAGCCAGCGAGCTTCGAAATTCCTGACGCTAAGAAATATCCTGAGCCTGAAACCAATGGAAAAGTTAATTTCATAGATTATGATATGGTGCAGGTGGAAATGAGTAAAATAGGAAAAGGGCATGATATCAATACCGCCAATTTGGGTAAAATTAATGTGTTCAACGAATATTTTGGACGAGGATTGTCTTCTATAGTATTTCAGGAAATCCGTGAAAGTAAGAGTTTAGCCTATTCAGCCTATGTTTCTTATGCTGCTAATTCAGAATCCGGGCATCCAGATTATGTGACAACCTATATTGGAACGCAACCGGATAAGCTTCAAATTGCTGTGGATACCATGTCGGAACTGATGAGTGAGCTTCCTGAGGTACCTATCCAATTTGATAATGCTAAAAGTACTGCGTTGAAACAGATCGCATCAACCAGAGTTACCAGAACAAATATTTTCTTCAATACATTGAGATTGAAAAAAATTGGAATTACCCATGACTTCAGGAAAGATATTTACGAGCAAATTCAAAAACTGGATTTTGCTGAGGTAAAACAGTTCTATCAAACAGAAATAAAACCATTGCATTTTAATACAGCTATCCTCGGGAAGAAAGAAAACCTGAATATGGAAGCTGCCAATGATATGGGAACCTTTAAAGAAGTCAGTTTAAAAGATATTTTTGGACATTAGATATACAGACCCCGGCTTAGGCCGGGGTTATTTTTTTCAGGCCCTAACTTTATTGATGCGATTTCTGATTGTAAAATTGTTTGCTTGGGTAATGAAAGTTAATGTGGGATTAATAATTTTATAATATATAAAAAATGTTCATCTGTAAATATTTGGTCAAATTTGTCCCTTTCAAATTATTAGGGAATATAAGAACCAAGTATGAACAGAAGAAAGTTTTTGACAAAAACCCCAATTGCAGCTTCTGCATTAATGTTAAGCGGAGCGGCTACCCATCTTTTGGCTGCACCTCAGAAAAATAACAATACAGATCGTAGAAAGAAGCTTTTGCTTACAGTAGGACATATTACTGATGTTCATTTGCCTGCAGATCCTAAAGTAATGGAGCGGTTTTTAAAATGCCTTAAAGAAATAAAGACTAAAAAAGTAGATTTCTTTCTTAATACAGGAGACTCTATTATGACAGTAGATCGGGACAATTCTACACGACAGGAAGTCCATGATCAATGGAATGCATGGGATACCTGTATTAAAGAAATTGCGGATTACGATATGTACAGCTGTGTTGGAAATCATGATATTTGGTGGGCAGGAGATAAATCTGATGAAATGTATGGAGTACCTTATGCCGCCAAAAGACTTAAAATGCCTAAACGTTATTATAGTGCTAAAAAGGGGAAATGGCATTTCATGATGTTGGATGGCAATAATTCCGGGATTACTTTGGATCCTGAGCAAATGGATTGGCTAGCGCATGAACTCGAACGTATTCCTCAGGGAGAATATGCATTGATCATGTCCCATTATCCTATACTTACTGTTACAGGAAGCTGGGAGGGAGGACAGCATAAAGACCATGGAGCCCTGAAAGATCTTTTTTATAAGCATAAGGATAAAGTAAAAGGATGTCTTAGCGGACATCAGCATCTGTTGGATAGAGCCTGGTATAATGATGTGTACTATTTCTGTAACGGTGCAATGTCTGGGTTCTGGTGGGGAGAAGGAGACAAACGCTCTGCAAAGCCCTTCTATTATCAGGAGACACCTCCGGGATATGCTATATTGAAATTCTATGATGATGGTTCATTTGAGAATGAATATATAGTCCATCATTATTAATATATATAATGTAGTAAAATAAAAACTGACGTAATAAGTCAGTTTTTTTGTTTTTGAAAGGTAATAAATACATAAGGGGGTCTGGCATTTATTAGTTTTAGGATTTTGGTTAAAATTTTTAAGCTTGCGTTTCAGTTAGTTAAGGGTGAATATGAATTAAAAGTAAATTTTATGTTAAATAGATTTGGAAGTGTAGGGTAATAAGCTCTACTTTTGCACCACTGAAAACGAGAGATAGTAGGTAGCGCAGAAGAACAGTAATAAAGAGAAACTTTTAAAAAAAAATAAATGAGAATTTATTTTGAAAAGTGAGAAAAGTTTGTATCTTTGCAATCCCAATTAAGGGAGCGCAGGAGTAGAGAAGATTGAATGAATGATTTAAGATTTAGGGTTAACAATAAAC is a window from the Chryseobacterium sp. T16E-39 genome containing:
- a CDS encoding metallophosphoesterase family protein; this encodes MNRRKFLTKTPIAASALMLSGAATHLLAAPQKNNNTDRRKKLLLTVGHITDVHLPADPKVMERFLKCLKEIKTKKVDFFLNTGDSIMTVDRDNSTRQEVHDQWNAWDTCIKEIADYDMYSCVGNHDIWWAGDKSDEMYGVPYAAKRLKMPKRYYSAKKGKWHFMMLDGNNSGITLDPEQMDWLAHELERIPQGEYALIMSHYPILTVTGSWEGGQHKDHGALKDLFYKHKDKVKGCLSGHQHLLDRAWYNDVYYFCNGAMSGFWWGEGDKRSAKPFYYQETPPGYAILKFYDDGSFENEYIVHHY